The Glycine soja cultivar W05 chromosome 3, ASM419377v2, whole genome shotgun sequence genome window below encodes:
- the LOC114407078 gene encoding putative serine/threonine-protein kinase isoform X2 has product MRLQHGRQENLSNREIKIFSLAQITTSVCRLFFPSISCHISKTFTNHTPKSNIVGTFTLVSSHEEFVFFLYLFLSICQRTNQARIMDCICYYPTEEPDEDNNDGSFRIFTYRELNSATRGFHPSEKIGEGGFGTVYKLRDGTFVAVKVLSIELDSLRGEREFVAELNTLANVKHQNLVILRGCCVEGGHRYIVYDYMENNSLRHTFLGSEQKKMNFSWETRRDVSIGVASGLAFLHEEHQPHIVHRDIKSSNVLLDRNFTPKVSDFGLAKLLRDEKSHVTTHVAGTFGYLAPDYASSGHLTRKSDVYSFGVLLLEIVSGQRVVDSSQNGERFIVEKAWAAYEANDLLRMVDPVLNKNYPVEEAKRFLMVGLRCVQQMARLRPRMPEVVDMLTNNVETVEFSVSQPGFVADLSSARIRKQMNPSEESSATAATFADSSGWCTTNLVR; this is encoded by the exons ATGAGATTGCAACATGGTAGACAAGAGAATCTGTCAAACAGAGAAATAAAGATTTTTAGCTTAGCTCAAATTACAACCTCGGTGTGCCGCCTCTTCTTTCCCTCAATTTCTTGCCATATCTCCAAAACCTTCACGAACCACACACCCAAATCCAACATCGTAGGAACTTTCACGCTTGTCTCGAGCCATGAAGAATTCGTGTTCTTTTTGTACTTGTTTCTCAGCATCTGTCAAAGAACAAACCAAGCACG AATTATGGATTGCATCTGTTATTACCCAACAGAGGAGCCAGATGAAGATAACAATGATGGCAGCTTCCGCATATTCACTTATAGAGAATTGAATTCTGCCACACGAGGTTTTCACCCCTCGGAAAAGATTGGAGAAGGAGGTTTTGGCACTGTCTACAAG CTTCGGGATGGAACTTTTGTGGCCGTGAAAGTGCTTTCGATTGAGCTAGATTCCTTGAGAGGAGAGAGGGAGTTTGTGGCAGAATTGAATACACTAGCAAATGTCAAGCACCAAAATCTTGTCATTCTCCGAGGGTGTTGTGTAGAAGGAGGCCACAGATACATAGTCTACGACTACATGGAAAACAATAGCCTTCGCCACACTTTCTTAG gTTCAGAGCAAAAAAAGATGAATTTCAGCTGGGAAACTCGGAGGGATGTATCCATAGGTGTGGCAAGTGGGCTTGCCTTTCTCCACGAGGAACATCAACCCCATATTGTGCATAGAGATATCAAATCCAGCAATGTTCTTCTTGATCGAAATTTTACACCAAAAGTCTCCGATTTTGGCTTGGCCAAGCTACTAAGAGATGAAAAGTCCCACGTCACTACCCATGTTGCTGGCACATT CGGTTATCTTGCACCAGACTATGCTAGTTCTGGACACTTGACACGAAAATCAGATGTTTATAGCTTTGGAGTTCTACTTTTAGAAATTGTCAGTGGCCAACGCGTGGTAGATTCGTCTCAAAACGGGGAGCGTTTCATAGTTGAGAAG GCTTGGGCAGCATATGAGGCTAATGATCTTCTGAGAATGGTGGATCCCGTGCTGAATAAGAACTATCCCGTGGAAGAAGCGAAACGGTTCCTAATGGTGGGGCTGCGTTGCGTGCAACAAATGGCGAGGCTTAGGCCACGAATGCCAGAGGTTGTGGACATGCTGACCAACAATGTTGAGACGGTAGAGTTTAGTGTTTCACAACCAGGATTTGTCGCTGATCTCAGCAGCGCCAGAATaaggaagcaaatgaatccatCAGAAGAATCAAGTGCTACTGCAGCAACCTTTGCAGACTCCTCTGGATGGTGTACCACCAATCTTGTCCGTTAG
- the LOC114407078 gene encoding putative serine/threonine-protein kinase isoform X3 produces the protein MRLQHGRQENLSNREIKIFSLAQITTSVCRLFFPSISCHISKTFTNHTPKSNIVGTFTLVSSHEEFVFFLYLFLSICQRTNQARIMDCICYYPTEEPDEDNNDGSFRIFTYRELNSATRGFHPSEKIGEGGFGTVYKGQLRDGTFVAVKVLSIELDSLRGEREFVAELNTLANVKHQNLVILRGCCVEGGHRYIVYDYMENNSLRHTFLGSEQKKMNFSWETRRDVSIGVASGLAFLHEEHQPHIVHRDIKSSNVLLDRNFTPKVSDFGLAKLLRDEKSHVTTHVAGTFGYLAPDYASSGHLTRKSDVYSFGVLLLEIVSGQRVVDSSQNGERFIVEKAWAAYEANDLLRMVDPVLNKNYPVEEAKRFLMVGLRCVQQMARLRPRMPEVVDMLTNNVETVEFSVSQPGFVADLSSARIRKQMNPSEESSATAATFADSSGW, from the exons ATGAGATTGCAACATGGTAGACAAGAGAATCTGTCAAACAGAGAAATAAAGATTTTTAGCTTAGCTCAAATTACAACCTCGGTGTGCCGCCTCTTCTTTCCCTCAATTTCTTGCCATATCTCCAAAACCTTCACGAACCACACACCCAAATCCAACATCGTAGGAACTTTCACGCTTGTCTCGAGCCATGAAGAATTCGTGTTCTTTTTGTACTTGTTTCTCAGCATCTGTCAAAGAACAAACCAAGCACG AATTATGGATTGCATCTGTTATTACCCAACAGAGGAGCCAGATGAAGATAACAATGATGGCAGCTTCCGCATATTCACTTATAGAGAATTGAATTCTGCCACACGAGGTTTTCACCCCTCGGAAAAGATTGGAGAAGGAGGTTTTGGCACTGTCTACAAG GGGCAGCTTCGGGATGGAACTTTTGTGGCCGTGAAAGTGCTTTCGATTGAGCTAGATTCCTTGAGAGGAGAGAGGGAGTTTGTGGCAGAATTGAATACACTAGCAAATGTCAAGCACCAAAATCTTGTCATTCTCCGAGGGTGTTGTGTAGAAGGAGGCCACAGATACATAGTCTACGACTACATGGAAAACAATAGCCTTCGCCACACTTTCTTAG gTTCAGAGCAAAAAAAGATGAATTTCAGCTGGGAAACTCGGAGGGATGTATCCATAGGTGTGGCAAGTGGGCTTGCCTTTCTCCACGAGGAACATCAACCCCATATTGTGCATAGAGATATCAAATCCAGCAATGTTCTTCTTGATCGAAATTTTACACCAAAAGTCTCCGATTTTGGCTTGGCCAAGCTACTAAGAGATGAAAAGTCCCACGTCACTACCCATGTTGCTGGCACATT CGGTTATCTTGCACCAGACTATGCTAGTTCTGGACACTTGACACGAAAATCAGATGTTTATAGCTTTGGAGTTCTACTTTTAGAAATTGTCAGTGGCCAACGCGTGGTAGATTCGTCTCAAAACGGGGAGCGTTTCATAGTTGAGAAG GCTTGGGCAGCATATGAGGCTAATGATCTTCTGAGAATGGTGGATCCCGTGCTGAATAAGAACTATCCCGTGGAAGAAGCGAAACGGTTCCTAATGGTGGGGCTGCGTTGCGTGCAACAAATGGCGAGGCTTAGGCCACGAATGCCAGAGGTTGTGGACATGCTGACCAACAATGTTGAGACGGTAGAGTTTAGTGTTTCACAACCAGGATTTGTCGCTGATCTCAGCAGCGCCAGAATaaggaagcaaatgaatccatCAGAAGAATCAAGTGCTACTGCAGCAACCTTTGCAGACTCCTCTGGATGGT AG
- the LOC114407078 gene encoding putative serine/threonine-protein kinase isoform X4 — MKNSCSFCTCFSASVKEQTKHEEPDEDNNDGSFRIFTYRELNSATRGFHPSEKIGEGGFGTVYKGQLRDGTFVAVKVLSIELDSLRGEREFVAELNTLANVKHQNLVILRGCCVEGGHRYIVYDYMENNSLRHTFLGSEQKKMNFSWETRRDVSIGVASGLAFLHEEHQPHIVHRDIKSSNVLLDRNFTPKVSDFGLAKLLRDEKSHVTTHVAGTFGYLAPDYASSGHLTRKSDVYSFGVLLLEIVSGQRVVDSSQNGERFIVEKAWAAYEANDLLRMVDPVLNKNYPVEEAKRFLMVGLRCVQQMARLRPRMPEVVDMLTNNVETVEFSVSQPGFVADLSSARIRKQMNPSEESSATAATFADSSGWCTTNLVR; from the exons ATGAAGAATTCGTGTTCTTTTTGTACTTGTTTCTCAGCATCTGTCAAAGAACAAACCAAGCACG AGGAGCCAGATGAAGATAACAATGATGGCAGCTTCCGCATATTCACTTATAGAGAATTGAATTCTGCCACACGAGGTTTTCACCCCTCGGAAAAGATTGGAGAAGGAGGTTTTGGCACTGTCTACAAG GGGCAGCTTCGGGATGGAACTTTTGTGGCCGTGAAAGTGCTTTCGATTGAGCTAGATTCCTTGAGAGGAGAGAGGGAGTTTGTGGCAGAATTGAATACACTAGCAAATGTCAAGCACCAAAATCTTGTCATTCTCCGAGGGTGTTGTGTAGAAGGAGGCCACAGATACATAGTCTACGACTACATGGAAAACAATAGCCTTCGCCACACTTTCTTAG gTTCAGAGCAAAAAAAGATGAATTTCAGCTGGGAAACTCGGAGGGATGTATCCATAGGTGTGGCAAGTGGGCTTGCCTTTCTCCACGAGGAACATCAACCCCATATTGTGCATAGAGATATCAAATCCAGCAATGTTCTTCTTGATCGAAATTTTACACCAAAAGTCTCCGATTTTGGCTTGGCCAAGCTACTAAGAGATGAAAAGTCCCACGTCACTACCCATGTTGCTGGCACATT CGGTTATCTTGCACCAGACTATGCTAGTTCTGGACACTTGACACGAAAATCAGATGTTTATAGCTTTGGAGTTCTACTTTTAGAAATTGTCAGTGGCCAACGCGTGGTAGATTCGTCTCAAAACGGGGAGCGTTTCATAGTTGAGAAG GCTTGGGCAGCATATGAGGCTAATGATCTTCTGAGAATGGTGGATCCCGTGCTGAATAAGAACTATCCCGTGGAAGAAGCGAAACGGTTCCTAATGGTGGGGCTGCGTTGCGTGCAACAAATGGCGAGGCTTAGGCCACGAATGCCAGAGGTTGTGGACATGCTGACCAACAATGTTGAGACGGTAGAGTTTAGTGTTTCACAACCAGGATTTGTCGCTGATCTCAGCAGCGCCAGAATaaggaagcaaatgaatccatCAGAAGAATCAAGTGCTACTGCAGCAACCTTTGCAGACTCCTCTGGATGGTGTACCACCAATCTTGTCCGTTAG
- the LOC114407078 gene encoding putative serine/threonine-protein kinase isoform X1: protein MRLQHGRQENLSNREIKIFSLAQITTSVCRLFFPSISCHISKTFTNHTPKSNIVGTFTLVSSHEEFVFFLYLFLSICQRTNQARIMDCICYYPTEEPDEDNNDGSFRIFTYRELNSATRGFHPSEKIGEGGFGTVYKGQLRDGTFVAVKVLSIELDSLRGEREFVAELNTLANVKHQNLVILRGCCVEGGHRYIVYDYMENNSLRHTFLGSEQKKMNFSWETRRDVSIGVASGLAFLHEEHQPHIVHRDIKSSNVLLDRNFTPKVSDFGLAKLLRDEKSHVTTHVAGTFGYLAPDYASSGHLTRKSDVYSFGVLLLEIVSGQRVVDSSQNGERFIVEKAWAAYEANDLLRMVDPVLNKNYPVEEAKRFLMVGLRCVQQMARLRPRMPEVVDMLTNNVETVEFSVSQPGFVADLSSARIRKQMNPSEESSATAATFADSSGWCTTNLVR, encoded by the exons ATGAGATTGCAACATGGTAGACAAGAGAATCTGTCAAACAGAGAAATAAAGATTTTTAGCTTAGCTCAAATTACAACCTCGGTGTGCCGCCTCTTCTTTCCCTCAATTTCTTGCCATATCTCCAAAACCTTCACGAACCACACACCCAAATCCAACATCGTAGGAACTTTCACGCTTGTCTCGAGCCATGAAGAATTCGTGTTCTTTTTGTACTTGTTTCTCAGCATCTGTCAAAGAACAAACCAAGCACG AATTATGGATTGCATCTGTTATTACCCAACAGAGGAGCCAGATGAAGATAACAATGATGGCAGCTTCCGCATATTCACTTATAGAGAATTGAATTCTGCCACACGAGGTTTTCACCCCTCGGAAAAGATTGGAGAAGGAGGTTTTGGCACTGTCTACAAG GGGCAGCTTCGGGATGGAACTTTTGTGGCCGTGAAAGTGCTTTCGATTGAGCTAGATTCCTTGAGAGGAGAGAGGGAGTTTGTGGCAGAATTGAATACACTAGCAAATGTCAAGCACCAAAATCTTGTCATTCTCCGAGGGTGTTGTGTAGAAGGAGGCCACAGATACATAGTCTACGACTACATGGAAAACAATAGCCTTCGCCACACTTTCTTAG gTTCAGAGCAAAAAAAGATGAATTTCAGCTGGGAAACTCGGAGGGATGTATCCATAGGTGTGGCAAGTGGGCTTGCCTTTCTCCACGAGGAACATCAACCCCATATTGTGCATAGAGATATCAAATCCAGCAATGTTCTTCTTGATCGAAATTTTACACCAAAAGTCTCCGATTTTGGCTTGGCCAAGCTACTAAGAGATGAAAAGTCCCACGTCACTACCCATGTTGCTGGCACATT CGGTTATCTTGCACCAGACTATGCTAGTTCTGGACACTTGACACGAAAATCAGATGTTTATAGCTTTGGAGTTCTACTTTTAGAAATTGTCAGTGGCCAACGCGTGGTAGATTCGTCTCAAAACGGGGAGCGTTTCATAGTTGAGAAG GCTTGGGCAGCATATGAGGCTAATGATCTTCTGAGAATGGTGGATCCCGTGCTGAATAAGAACTATCCCGTGGAAGAAGCGAAACGGTTCCTAATGGTGGGGCTGCGTTGCGTGCAACAAATGGCGAGGCTTAGGCCACGAATGCCAGAGGTTGTGGACATGCTGACCAACAATGTTGAGACGGTAGAGTTTAGTGTTTCACAACCAGGATTTGTCGCTGATCTCAGCAGCGCCAGAATaaggaagcaaatgaatccatCAGAAGAATCAAGTGCTACTGCAGCAACCTTTGCAGACTCCTCTGGATGGTGTACCACCAATCTTGTCCGTTAG